A region of the Pueribacillus theae genome:
CGTCAATAACGAGCCCATCAATGCCCTTTTCTTCTAACGCATTTAATTCTTCTTGAAAATCTTTCGCCGTTTCTTCAGAAAAAGAAGTAATTTCCAATAAGCCGATGGTTTTCCCGTTTATATTAAATTGATCGGCATACACAGTTTCAATCGGTATTTCATCACGTTTCACTTTAACATCGAGTGGTTCAGAAACCCCAGCCCGTTGAATGCCGAGCGTTACGGTTGTTCCTTTCTCCCCCCGTATTTTAAGCACCGCTTCATAGAGATCAAGCCCATCAATCGATTTTCCATCAATTGTCAGAATTTTGTCGTTTGGTTTCAGACCCGCTTTTTCTGCAGGAGAATCCTTAAAAGGGGCAACGATTGTCACTTTGCCGCCTTGCATGCTAACTTCCGCTCCAATCCCTTCAAATGAAGAATCGAGCGATTCAGTGAACTGCTGAACCGTTTCCTCGTCCATGTAAACGGAATAAGGGTCGTTAAGCGTCCCAATCATCCCTTTAATCGCGCCTTCCAACACTTCTTCGTTATCGATATTTTCAACATAGTTCCCCGAAATAAACTCGTATGATTTCTTAATCTTGTCCAATTCTTTTGATGTCAGTGCCTGGTTTTTTGAGTTTTTCGCTGCGCCTTGATCAACGGTAGCTTCATTTGAATCCAGCAGCGTCATTCCTAGATAGGTTCCCCCTGCTCCGATAAATAGAGAGAAAATGACGAGAGCAGCAACGATCTGCCATTTCAATTTCATCCTTTTCACCTCACAATTGACGTAAAAAAGCACCACACCATCTGATGTGATGCTTCCCTTTTATTCTACTATATGCAGGGCTTGTTTACATTATGTTTTGTTTTTAAGGATGTTCAAAAATCCGGGAACGATAGGCTGCGAATCTCTTCGTCAGCTTGCTCTTCCGCTCCTGTGAAAGGAGTTATGCACCTGCGTCTACAAGTATTGCTCCGAAGCATGCTTCCTCGGTGCAACTCGCAGCGGAACATAGAAGTATCGCTCGTCGCTGCGGTGCTCAGAGCTACGCTTCCTCGACCTTCTTGCCTCTCGTTGTCCTCTTTTTTGAACAAGAACTTATAGAAATTGCATTGGATTGACCGGATTTTTATAGCCGCCCGGATGAACTTCAAAGTGGAGATG
Encoded here:
- a CDS encoding S41 family peptidase, giving the protein MKWQIVAALVIFSLFIGAGGTYLGMTLLDSNEATVDQGAAKNSKNQALTSKELDKIKKSYEFISGNYVENIDNEEVLEGAIKGMIGTLNDPYSVYMDEETVQQFTESLDSSFEGIGAEVSMQGGKVTIVAPFKDSPAEKAGLKPNDKILTIDGKSIDGLDLYEAVLKIRGEKGTTVTLGIQRAGVSEPLDVKVKRDEIPIETVYADQFNINGKTIGLLEITSFSEETAKDFQEELNALEEKGIDGLVIDVRGNPGGYLESVEHISKILLPGNKPYVQIEDRNGNKQRLISSLKEKKPYPIVGLIDEGSASASEILAAALKEAGGYKLVGVNSFGKGTVQQTVDLGDGSNLKLTMFKWLTPDGNWIHEKGIKPTVKVEQPDYFYANPLTVDKEPLAYDMNNDQVKNAQKMLDGLGFAPGRTDGYFSEETKQAVIAFQKKNKLEATGKIDAETATKLQDNVLAEIRDRSNDLQLKTALELAAE